The DNA window GTGGCCGGAGGATCTGGCACTACTGCGCCGGCTCGGCGTGGACGCGTACCGGTTCTCGGTGGCCTGGCCCCAGGTGATGCCCGACGGCGTCGGCCGGGTCAACCCCGCCGGGCTGGACTTCTACGACCGGCTCGTGGACACGCTGCTCGCCGACGGCATCCGGCCGTTCGTCACGCTCTACCACTGGGACCTGCCGCAGGCGTTGCAGGACCGGGGTGGCTGGCCGCAGCGCTCCACGGCAGAGGCGTTCGCCGACTACGCGGCCGTGGTCGCCGCCCGCCTCGGTGACCGGGTGACCGACTGGAACACCGTCAACGAGCCACTCTGCGTGTCCTGGATCGGGCACCTGGAGGGGCGGATGGCTCCCGGCGAGCGGGACCTGACCCGCGCGGTGCACACCTCGCACCACGTGCTGCTCGGGCCCGGCCTGGCCACCCAGGCGGTCCGGGCCAACGCCGCCCGACCGGCCTCGGTGGGGCTGGTGCTCAACCTCAGCCCGATCGAGCCGGCGACCGATCGGCCCGAGGACGTCGCGGCGGCCCGGCGGGCGGACGGACACGTCAACCGCTGGTGGCTGGACCCGGTGCACGGGCGCGGCTACCCCGCCGACATGGTCGCCACCTACGGTGTCGAGCCGCCGGTGCGCGGCGACGACCTGGCGGTGATCGCCACGCCCACCGATTTCCTAGGGGTGAACTACTACTTCCGGCAACTCGTGGTCGACGACCCGGCCGGGCCGCCGCCGTACGCCCGGCAGGTGCCGGTGCCCGGTTCGGTGGAGACCGCGATGGGCTGGGAGATGTACCCGGCGGGGCTGGAGCGGCTGCTGGTCGAGGTGAGCGAGGGGTACCGGCCGGGCCGGATCATCGTCACCGAGAGCGGCTCGGCGTGGCCGGACGAGGTCACCGCGGACGGCACGGTGGAGGACAAGGAGCGCACCGACCACCTGGAGCAGCACCTGGCGGCCTGCGCGTCGGCGGTGGCCGGGGGGTGCCGCTGGACGGCTACTTCGTCTGGTCGCTGCTGGACAACTTCGAGTGGGCGTACGGCTATGACAAGCGTTTCGGGTTGGTGCACGTGGACTACGCCACCCAGCGCCGGACGGTGAAGGCGAGTGGCCTGCGCTACGCCGAGCTGATCCGCGCCCACCAGCGCCTCGCCGGCACGACCGGGACCGCCGCGCCGGTGGCCTGAACGGGGGTGGGCGAGACCGAGGCACCCTGGGCGCCGCGCCGATCGGCGCCCAGGGTGCCGTGGTCTCGTCCGGCGCTCAGTCCAGGACGCGACGGGCCAGCGACGGCGGCGGCCGGCCGGCGAGCAGCCATCCGGCGCCGGTGGCGACCAACAGCAGTCCGCTGACGATCGCCACGAGGTGCGCGACGGGCACGGCGCCGAGCGGGTCGAGGTCACGGTGCAGGGCGGCGGCCAACGCCAGGTACGCGCCGGCCACACCCAGCACGGCACCGAGCAGGGCGAGGGCACCGGCGGTGGTGGCGGTGAGGGTCCGCCGTACCCGCCTCGACGCACCGGTCGCGGTCAGGGTGCGCAGGTCCGCTGCCGCCTCGCCCCGGATGAGCCCGACGGTTGTCGCGAGCACCCCGAGCGCGAGCAGCACGCCGGCGACGGTCGCGCCGGTCCGCAGCGCGGTCAGCGACCCCTGTTCCCGGCGTGCCTCGATGGTGAGCCCGGCGGCGGCGGCCAGCTCCTGGGCCGTGGCCAGCTGCGCGCTGGTGAGGGGGTGGTCGGCCGTGAGGAACCACCCGACCCGGGCCGGCTGCCAGCCGTGCCGGTCGAGCGCGGCGGGAGTGATCAGCGAGTCGGGCAGCCCGGTGTAGCCGGACCGGGCCAGGGTGCGCACGGTGGGCCGAACGCCCCGGGCCGGGATGTTCATCAGCGCCAGCTCACCGGTGCGGGTGGTGAGCACATCGGTGTCGGCGTCGACCGCCATTCCGGCCGCCCCGTTCAGCCGGAGCAGCTCGGGACTGACCACGTAGAGCGGATGCGAGGTCGTCGACTCGCCGGCTGCGCGCGGAACGCCGATCTCGACGGCCGGGTGGCCGGTCGGTCCCCCCTCCCGACCCGGGTCGGTGTGCGAGGCCACCACCGCCATGTCGAGCGGAATGACGATCGCCCCGCCAACGCTGGCCGCGATGGTGTCGGTCCGGGCATGGAGAGCGGCGATCTCGGCGGCCGTGCGCTCCGGAATCACCGGGTCCGGCTGGCCGATCCGGACCAGCAGCTGGCTGTCCGCCAGGTTGCCCAGCCCGGCCGCCTCCCGGCTGCGGTACTCCGCCGCGGCGGAGCCCACCACGATCGCCGCCGACAGGCCCACCGCGAGACTGATCGCGGCGAGCGCCGCACCAGCCCGAACGCGATACCGGGCCAGGTCGGCCAGCGCGAGCCGAACGGCCACCGGAAGGCCGCCCCGGGCCGCCGCCAGCGCCGGGATGGTGAGCGGGCTGGCGAGCAGCACGCCGAGCACGGTGCCGACGCTGCCCACGACGATGAGCAGCGGGTTCGACCCGTCGGAGAGCACCAGGGCGGTGAGGCCGGCGGCGAGCAGCGCGGCCGCGGCCACGGCGGTCCGCCGCGCCGCCGGCGGGGCCGGTGGCCGTGCCGACAGCGCGCTCATGATCGGGGTACGCGCCACCGCGCGGGCCGGCCACCAGGCGGCGGCGGTCGCGGTGACCACGGCCAGCAGCATGCCCACGCCGATGGTGAGCCAGGGCAGGTCGAAGCGGCCGATGCGGTGCCCGGCCGCGGTCTCGACGAAACCGGCGGTGACCAGCCAGGCGGCGACCCCGACGGCGGTGCCGCAGACCGCGGCGACCACCCCGACAGCCGCGCCGTTGACCAGCAGCACCAGCCGCAGGTGTCGGCGGGTGGCGCCCATCGCCGCCAGCATGCCGAGCTGACGCAGCCGGCGCTGGGCCAGCACCACGAACCCGGCGGCGGCCACGAGCGACACGAGCAGCAGGCCGACGGTGGCCAGCGCCAGCGCGGCGAGGGTGAGCGTGGTGCGCTCGGCCACCGGCCGGGACTCGCGCACCAGCGGGCCGTCGACGGTCCGGCGGAAGGCCTCCATGGTGTCGTGGTCGCCGGCCACCAGCACCGTCACCGACTGCGGCCGGTTGGCGTGCGCCGGGTCGGTGAGGGCGAACTCGTCGTGCAGATCCGCCGGGTTTTCCACCACGCCGACGATCAGGCGGTCGGCGTCACCGAACGGGACCCGGGCGCCGAGCCCGGCACGCAGGGCTCGCGCCACCCCGTCGGTCACCGCCAGCTCGGCGGGCCCGGTCGGGTAGCGGCCCTGCCGCAGGTCGAGCATCGGGCCGCCGTACGCGCCGGCGGGGTCCTGGGCCCGGACGTCCACCGGGTCGAACAATCCCGGCACCGGCACGCGCCGGTGACCGATCACGTCGATCGTGCCGAACCACTCCCGGGCCGCGGTGACCCGGGTGTCCAGCGCGGCGGGGTCGTCGCCGGGGATCCGGATGAGCTGGTCGGCGCGGCCGAACGTGGCATCGCTCGATGGGGGGAGGTTCCACGTCGCCGCCAGACCGAAGGTGGCACCGGTGACCGCGACGGTGAGCAGCGCGATGGCCAGCAGTTGCTGCCGCCACTCGCGGCGGAACAGTCGTACCGCCCAGCGGATCACCGCGCGGCGGGCCGCAAGCCCGCCGCCCGTGGGCCGGGCGGCCGTCCGGCTCGGATTCGCGGTGGCGGTCACAGCGCCGGGTCCGGGGCGAGCAGAGCGTCCGGGCCGGCCGACGGCGCGGTCTGGTCGACGACCCGGCCGTCCCGTATGAAGATCACCCGATCGGCCCAGGAGGCGAGCTGGGCGTCGTGGGTGACCATCACTCCCGCGATGCCGCGCTTGCAGGCCGAGCGGAGCATCCGCAGGACGGCTTCGCCGTTGGCCGCGTCGAGGGCGCCGGTGGGCTCGTCGGCGAGCAGCAGCCGCCGGTCCCCCACCACGGCGCGGGCGATGGCGACCCGTTGGCGCTCGCCCCCGGAGAGGTCGTCGGGGAAGTGGCCGGCGCGGTCGGTCAACCCCAGCTCGTCGAGCACCCGCAGGGCGGCGGCTCGCGCCGGACGCGCGGCCATGCCGTCCAGCTCCAGGGGCAGGGCCACGTTCTCGGCGGCGGAGAGGCCGGCGAGCAGGTTCAGATCCTGGAAGACGAAGCCGAGCGACCGGCGACGCAGCCGGGCGGTGGCGTCGGCGGAGAGCGTGGCGAGCTCGGACCCGCACACCGTGACCTGGCCGTCGGTGGGCTCCTCCAGGGTGCCCGCGATGGTCAGCAGGGTGCTCTTGCCCGAGCCGCTGGGGCCCATCACGGCGACCAGTTCACCGGCGACCACGTCGAGGTCGACCCCGCGCAGGGCGTGTACGGCGGCGGCTCCGGCGCCGTACACCTTGGACACCTGTCGCAGGGTCAGCACGACGCTCATCGCCGGGCTCCGGACGTCTTGTCGCGGTCCGCCCGCGTCGTACGCCCGGCGGGGGCGTCGGCGGCGGGCGGCGCGCTGGCGGCGTCGGCGGGCGGCGTCGGGCGGGTGCGCAGGCGGGCGTCCGCGGCGTCGAGCCAGCGGACGACCGCTTCCAGCCGGAACAGCTCGGCGTCGACGACGAGGCCGAGGCCGACGTCCTCCGGTGCCGCATCGGCCTTGAGGTGCGTGTAGTGCTGCATCTCCTCGACGATCCGCCGCCGGTGGGCCTGGAGGATCTCGGTCACGTCCACCTGCGGCAGCCGCATCGCCACCTGCACCTTCATGACGAGCTCGTCCCGGGGCGGCGGCCCGGCCTGCGGCGGCGTACGCAGCCAGCCGTACAGCTCACGCTCGCCGTCGGCGGTGAGCCGGTAGCGCTTCTGGGCGCCGTCGCGACCGGCGTCGTCGGACTGGACGTGCCCCTCGCGCTCCAGGCGTTGCAGCGTGGTGTAGACCTGCCCGACGTTGAGCGGCCAGACCTCGCCGGTGCGCGCCTCGAACTCCTGGCGGAGTTGGAGACCGTACTTCGGTGCCTCGGTGAGCAGCGCCAGCATGGCGTGACGGATGCTCACGACCCATCACTTACGGTTAACATACTCGGTATAATACACAGTATTCTCGGATTGGTGCCTCCGCCCGACCACCGGACCGCGGAGATCCAGGGCCCCCGTCCCGTTCGGACAAAGCGCCACTCACACCCGCCCTGGCGGTTAGCCTGCGGCAATGGCCGCAGCAGCCGACGAGGTCGAGCAGCCCGACGCCGGGCTACGCATGTCCGAGACGGACCGGTTGACCGCGTTCAGCGACGGCGTCTTCGCCATCGTCATCACACTGCTGGTCATCGAGCTGCGGGTGCCGGAGTACCACAAGGGTGAGTTGCTGACCGGGCTGCTCGACGAAGGAGCGTCCTACCTGGCCTTCGTGGTGTCCTTCGTCTACGTCGGAGTGCTCTGGCTCAACCACCACGCGCTGGTCCGGCTGATCCGCGCCACCACCCTCGCGCTGAGCTGGATCAACCTCGGCATCCTCTTCGGCGCGGTGATCATCCCGTTCCCCACGGCCGTGCTGGCGTCCGCGCTCACCCACGGCGACACCGCCGACCGCCGCGCCGCCGTCGCCCTGTACGCGCTGGCCGCCGCGCTGATGTCGGCCCCCTGGCTGGTGTTCTTCGGCTACCTGCGCCGCCACCCGGCGCTGCTCCGGCGCGGGGTCAGTCCCGATTACGTGCGGGCGCAGCGACTGCGACCGGTCACCGGCCTGGTCCTCTACGGGCTCAGCGGCCTGCTCGGCTGGTTCGTCAATCCGATGCTGGGCCTGATCGGCGTCATCGTCATGATCATGTATCACGCGTTCACCAGTGAAGGGCTGCGCCGCCGGGCCGCACATCGCTGACCCTTCGACTCCGGCCTCCGCGCGGTCGCTCACGCGCCGGGCAGGTCCGCCGGGGTGTCCACGTCGACCGGTGAGCCGGCGTCGTCGCAGGGCACCTCGACCACCAGGTCCGGGCGGGCCCGCAGCAGGTCGCGCGCGCCCCGGTCGCCGACTGCGTACCCCTCTAGCAGCGGCCAGGTCGACCGGCCCAGCAGCACCGGATGCCCGGGCCGGCCGGCGTAGGTGGCGACCGCCACGGCGGCGCCGTCGGCGTGCGCCCGAAGTACCCGGCGGACCGCGACCGGGCTGATCAGCGGCTGGTCGACGAGAATCACCACGACCGCCGGCGCGTCGACCGGCAGCGAGGCGAGGCCCCGGCGCAGCGAGGAGCCCAACCCCTCCTGCCAGCGGTCGTGGCGCACCGGCACCGCGCCGGGCAGCGCCGGCAGCTCGTCCGCGCCCGCGCCGAGCACCACGTGCACCGGTGCGCAGCCCCCGTCCCGCAGCAGCCGGATCCCGCGCCGCACCAGCGGCTCCCCGGCCAGCTCGACCAGCGCCTTGGGCCGGCCGTAGCGCCGTCCGGCGCCGGCAGCCAGCAGCAGCCCGGCGATCACTGGCAGTTGTCCCACCTTCCGTGCGAGGGTCCATGGGTTGTTCGCCCGTATATGTACCAGTAAAGCTAGTCTGAGTCGGTGCGGGGCGGACCGGAGAGCGAGACGACCACCGACGAGCGGCACTCGTCCCAGGTGGCGTTCGACGTCAACGACGCTCGGCGCGAGCTGACCCTGGACAACCGCACCACCCTGCTGGACGCGCTGCGCGAACGGCTCGGCCTGACCGGGGCGAAGAAGGGCTGCGACCACGGCCAGTGCGGCTCGTGCACGGTGCTGCTCGACGGCCGCCGGGTGAAGAGCTGCCTGGTCTTCGCGGTCACCCTGGACGGCCGGTCGGTGGTCACCGTGGAGGGGCTGGCCGGGCCGGACGAGCTGTCCCCGCTCCAGGCCGCCTTCGTCGCGCACGACGCTTTCCAGTGCGGCTACTGCACCCCCGGACAGCTCTGCTCCGCCCGCGGCATGCTCGACGAGGTCGCCCGGGGCTGGCCCAGCGCCGTCACCGACGATCTCACCGCACCGGCCGAGCTGACCGACGCGGAGATCCGCGAACGGATGGCGGGCAACCTGTGCCGCTGCGCCGCGTACCCGCACATCGTCGCGGCCGTCCGCGAGACGGCGGCGGCGCGGTGAGACCGTTCCGCTACCACCGGCCGGCCGGCGTGACCGACGCGGTCGCCGTGCTGGCCGCCGAGCCGCAGGCGGCGTACCTGGCCGGCGGGACCAACCTGGTCGACCTGATGAAGCTCGGAGTGCAGCGGCCCGACCTGCTGGTGGACGTGACCCGGCTGCCGCTGGACGCCGTCGAGGAGCTGCCCGACGGCGGGCTGCGGATCGGCGCGACGGTCCGCAACAGCGACCTGGCCGCCCACCCGGTGGTCCGGCGCGACTACCCGGTGCTGGCCCGCGCCCTGCTCGCCGCCGCCTCCGGACAGCTGCGCAACCTGGCCACCACCGGCGGCAACCTGTTGCAGCGCACCCGCTGCGTCTACTTTCAGGACACCGGCAAGGCCTGCAACAAGCGCGAGCCGGGCAGCGGCTGCGCCGCCCGGCACGGCCAGAACCGCGACCTGGCCGTGCTGGACTGGTCCGACCTCTGTGTGGCGACCCACCCGTCGGACCTGGCGGTCGCGCTCGCCGCGCTGGACGCCGTGGTGGAGGTGCACGAGCCTGACGGTCCCCGGGACGTTCCGTTGGCGGCGCTGCACCGCTCACCCGGCGAGCACCCCGAACGGGAGACCACCCTGGCCCGGGGAGCGCTGATCACCGCCGTCCGGCTACCGCACCTGCCGGCCGCGCGCCGCTCGGCGTACCTCAAGGTGCGCGACCGGGCGTCGTTCGCCTTCGCCGTCGGCTCGGTGGCCGCGGTGCTGGACCTCGACGGCGACGTGGTCCGCGACGTCCGGCTGGCGTACGGGGCGGTGGCGCACCGGCCGTGGCGGGCGTACCGGGCCGAGGAGGAGCTGCGCGGGCGGCCGTTCAGCCCGGAGCTGGCCGCGCGGGCCGCCGACGCCGAGCTGGCCGAGGCCCGCCCGTTACGGCACAACGGCTTCAAGCTGCCGCTGACCCGGGCGATCACGGTGCGGGCCCTGACCGAACTGGCCGAGGGGACCCCCGCACCATGACCACCGGCGCGGTGGGCCGGGCGTACTCCCGGTTGGAGGGCCGGGAGAAGGTCACCGGCACGGCACGGTACGCGGTGGAGTACCCGGTGGACGGGGTCACCTACGGCTGGGCGGTGCCGGCGGCGGTGGTCCGGGGACGGATCACCCGGGTCGACGCGGCGCCGGCGCTCGCGCTGCCCGGCGTGCTCGCCGTGGTGCACCACGGCAACGCCCCCCGACTCGCACCCGGGCCGGAGCGGGACCTGTGGCTGTTGCAGGAGCCCGCGGTGCACTACCGGGGGCAGCTGATCGCGGTGGTGGTGGCCACCAGCCTGGAAGCGGCCCGGGAGGGCGCCCGGCTGGTACGGATCGACTACGACGCCGGGCCGCACAGCACGGTCCTCACCGCCGAGCACCCCGGCCTGTACCGGCCGGACCAGGTCAACCCCAGCTACCCGACGGACACGGCGGAGGGCGACTTCGACGCCGGGTACGCGGCCGCGCCGGTACGGATGGACGCCACGTACCGGACGCCGGCCTACCACAACAACCCGATGGAGCCGCACGCCACCACCGCCCAGTGGCGCGACGGGCGGCTCCTGGTGCACGACTCCAACCAGGGCGCCGCGCCGGTGCAGGCCGCCCTGGCCGAGCTGTTCGAACTGCCCCGGGAGTCCGTCCGGGTGATCACCGAGCACGTCGGCGGCGGCTTCGGCGGCAAGGGGTACGCGAAGGCCGCCGTGGTGCTGGCCGCGCTGGCGGCCCGGCAGGTGGACCGGCCGGTCCGGTTGGCGCTGACCCGGCAGCAGGTGTTCGGGCCGGTCGGCTACCGCACCCCCACCATCCAGCGGGTCCGGCTCGCCGCCGACACCGACGGGCGGATCACCGCGATCTGCCACGACGCGATCAGCCAGACGTCGACACTCCGGGAGTTCGCCGAGCAGACGGCGGTCTACACCCGCAGCATGTACGCCGCGCCGCACCGACGCACCACGCACCGGCTGGTCCGCCTCGACGTGCCCACACCGTTCTGGATGCGCGCCCCGGGCGAGTGCCCCGGCGCGTACGCGCTGGAGTCGGCGATGGACGAGCTGGCCACCGCGGTCGGCATCGACCCGGTGGAGCTGCGGATCCGCAACGACCCGGCGGTCGACCCCGAGCTGGGGCGGGCCTTCACCAGCCGCAACCTGGTCGCCTGCCTGCGCGAAGGCGCCCGCCGGTTCGGCTGGGCCGAGCGGGACCCCGCACCCCGGGCCCGGCGCGACGGGCGCTGGCTGGTCGGCACCGGGGTGGCCGGCGCGAGCTACCCGGCCCGGGCGCGCGCCGCCGCCGCGACGGCCACCGCGCGCCCCGACGGCGGTTTCCTGGTCCGGATCGACGCCACCGACATCGGCACCGGGGCCCGGACCGCGCTCTGGCAGGTGGCGGCCGATGCGCTAGGGGTGCCGCCGGATCGGGTGGACATCCAGATCGGCGACAGCGACCTGCCGCCGGCCGGGGTGGCCGGCGGCTCGATGGGCACCGCCTCCTGGACCTGGGCGGTGATCCGGGCGTGCGAGGCGTTGCGGGAGAAGCTTCGGCACACCCCCGGCGGGGGGCCGTCCGACGGCGAGGTGACCGCCGAGGTGAGCACCGCCGACGAGGTACGCGAGCAGCCCGCGCTGCCCCGGTACGCGTACGGGGCGCACTTCGTCGAGGTCCGGGTGGACGCGGACACCGGCGAGGTGCGGGTGAACCGGATGCTCGGGGTGTTCGCCGCCGGGCGGGTGGTGAACCCGACGACCGCGCGCAGCCAGCTCATCGGCGGCATGACGATGGGCCTGTCGATGGCGATGCACGAGGAGGGCGTGCTCGACGAGCGGTACGGCGACTGGGTCAACCACGACCTGGCCACCTACCACATCACGGGGTGCGCGGACGTGGAGCGGATCGAGGCGCACTGGCTGGACGAGCAGGACGGCGAGCTGAATCCCGCCGGGGTGAAGGGCATCGGCGAGATCGGCATCGTCGGCTCTGCGGCGGCGATCACCAACGCGGTGCACCACGCCACCGGCGTACGCATCCGCGACCTGCCGATCCGGCTCGACAAGCTGATCGGGCTATCACCCTTGGCTTAAATAAGCCGATGCTGATATAAAGGTCGTCGTGCACGCCTTCGACGTGCTGGGCGATCCGGTCCGGCGCCGCATCCTGGAGCTGCTCGCCGACGGCGAGCAGACCGCCGGCGCGGTCAGCGCGGTAATCCGCGAGGAGTTCGGCATCTCTCAGCCCGCCGTGTCCCAGCACCTCAAGGTGTTGCGGGACAACGGCTTCGCCACCGTGCGGCCGGAGGGCGCCCGGCGGCTCTACGCGGTCGACCCGCGCCCACTGCGCGAGGTGGACGGCTGGCTGGAGCACTTCCGCCGGTTCTGGACCCCGCCCCTGGCGGCACTCGCCACCGAGCTGGCCCGGGGCCGACGCGAACGTCGGCTGCACGGGCCCGCCGACCCACCCGAGGAGAGGAACCCACAATGATCGACGCGATCGAGCAGATCAATGCCGTCCAGCGCCACGTCGGCAGCCGCACCCTGGAGGCCGGGGAGGCCCGGGTGAGCACGCTCAGCCAGACGTACGACGCGACGATCGAGGATCTCTGGGACGCCTGCACCAACGCCGAGCGCATCCCACGCTGGTTCCTGCCGATCTCCGGAGACCTGCGGCTGCACGGCCGGTACCAGCTCGAGGGCAACGCGAGCGGCACCATCGAGAGCTGCGATCCGCCGCACCGCTTCACCGCCACCTGGGAGTTCGCCGGCGAGGTGAGCTGGATCGAGGTCCGGCTCACCCCGGTCGACAACGAGCGGACCCGCTTCGAACTGGACCACATCGCGCACGTCGACCAGGACCGGTGGGCCCAGTTCGGGCCGGGCGCCGTCGGCGTCGGCTGGGACCTGGGCCTGCTCGGTCTCGCCTCGTACCTCGCCGGCGACGGCAGCGGGGTCTCGCCGGAGCAGAGCGTCGAATGGAGCGCCTCCGACGAGGGCCGGCGGTTCACGGAGCTGAGCAGCGAGCTGTGGGGACAGGCGAGCATCGCCGCCGGCACCGACGCCGACGAGGCGAAGGCCGCCGCCGAGCGCACCACCGCCTTCTACACCGGCACCCCAGCCCCCTAACCCCGCCACACCCGCCCCGCCCCGCCGCCGCCCCGCCCCGCCGCGCCGCCCCGCCCCGCCGCGCCGCCCCGCCCCGCCGCGCCGCGCCGCCCCGCCGCGTCGATCTAGGGAGAATCGTGGTGATCAGAGATCACCTGGCAGTGATTCTCCCTAGATCGACGCGTAAGGTGCTGCGGCATGACCGGTACGCCGTACTCGCACTGCTCCTACTGCGGCGCCGCCTACCCGGCGGCCGGGTGGCCGCGGGTCTGTGCGGCCTGCGGCGAGACCGTCTGGCGCAACCCGCTGCCCGTCGCGGTGGCGGTGCTGCCGGTCCGCACCGCCGATGGCCTGGGTGTGGTGGTGGTCCGCCGGGACATCGAGCCGGCCCGCGGGCTGCTCGCGCTGCCGGGCGGTTTCATCGAGTACGGCGAGGAGTGGTCCGACGCGCTGGTCCGTGAGCTGCGGGAGGAGACCGGGCTGGTGGCGGCAGCCGAGGACGCCCGGCTGTTCGCGGTGCACGGCGCCCCGGCGGGCGGCACGATGATCGTCTTCGGGGTGCTGCCCGAGCGGCGAGCGGAGGAGCTGCCGCCGTCGGCGCCGACCGAGGAAGCGACCGAGTGGCTGGTGCTCACCGAGCCGGTCGAGCTGGCGTTCTCGACCCACACCCGGGTGCTCGCCGACTTCCTCACCCCCGACCGCCGGCGCTGACCTCTCCCAGCCCCGGCCGAGCACCCCATCCGGCCAGCCCCGCCCGCACCACTCCGCCGTTCTGCCCGCCCGGGCGCGCCGCGCGAGATCGTGCTACATCCTGGAAGTAGTGGCATCGGCAGCGGGCGAGGC is part of the Micromonospora cremea genome and encodes:
- a CDS encoding NUDIX domain-containing protein, with protein sequence MTGTPYSHCSYCGAAYPAAGWPRVCAACGETVWRNPLPVAVAVLPVRTADGLGVVVVRRDIEPARGLLALPGGFIEYGEEWSDALVRELREETGLVAAAEDARLFAVHGAPAGGTMIVFGVLPERRAEELPPSAPTEEATEWLVLTEPVELAFSTHTRVLADFLTPDRRR